The Cervus canadensis isolate Bull #8, Minnesota chromosome X, ASM1932006v1, whole genome shotgun sequence genome contains the following window.
GTCTTTCCCGCTGTGGAGAGCGGGAAGGGAGTTCAAGATGGAGCCTGAGGCACACGGTGGAGGAAACATGAGGGCGGCCAATGAAGACGCAGGTGCTGTGGCCTTTGCAGCGGACACAGCACGTGGCAGCCACAGTGTGCCGGGTGGTGCTGGTGGCCAGGATGACCCTGGCGACCCAGCTGGCCCTGGTGATGCCATCATTCATGAAATTCCTGGTGGCGTCGCTGACCTGAATAATCCCAGAGGCCCCGGCGCTGCAGGAGAGTCAGATGGCACAGTCGGTGTCATTCCACAGTTCCCGGGGGCACCCCAAGTTCCAGGGCCTGGTGGAGACGCTGCACCTGGAGCCGGAATTCTGAGTAACCGTCCCCTCCAGTTGTATCCTATTCCAGGAGCCTCGGTGGGCCGGGCGGCTGCGGTGTTCCGGGTGTGGACTAGGGGTGGTTTGGGGGGTTGCAGGTGGTGGGGCCTAAAGTGTAGGAGGAGGGTACTCTGGAGGGCTGGAGGGTATGTGTCAGGAGTGGTCTGGCTGCCAAGAGAAGGTAGTGAGGAAAAGCAACCTGAAGGGATTCAGAGGGCTGTGTGGTGATATCCAGGGTGTCCGGCGGCGTCCTTGTGGGAGAAAGAGGTTCTCTGTGAGCAGGGAGCCTGACTAACATACAGGCAAAATGACTAGTATGGATGGTGCCTTAACCGTATCTCCACCAGCAGCCTCACTGTGCCTTTCTCATCACACGAGGAGGCAGACAATGCCCGTCACTTCCTGACTCGACGTACTCAACTGCAAGGGCCGATTCGGAAGGAGATTGGTGTTAATGGCCGCATGCTGGTTCTGTCAGTTCTAAAGGGGGCCGGGgacggggagggggtggtgggtggtGCCCAGGGCCAATCTCGGCCAATGAGGAGCCATAATGGTGGGTTAAGCCTAAAGGAGTGTGGTGCCCTGGGTTTGTCGGTGTGCGGGAACAGAGGGAAGAcatgctcctcttcctccttctcggTGGGAAATTGAATTTCATTTTGTCTCCCTTTTAGCCGATTGACTGCTGAagaccatgcccttctccggagGTCCATCGCCTTCTGTCTGGACCAGCTTTCCCTGGTGATATGGTCCTTGCAGCACTTTGTGCCCCCCGTTTCTGCTAAGCCTCAGCAGGGAAGAGGGGGTTAAACCCAGCCTGTGTGCCCTAGCCTCAAGTGTCCTTCCCCAGGGCATTGCTTTCTGCAGTAATTTGATCCGGTTTCATCTTGTGTCTGTGCTGCTGCTTGAGGGCTCAGTGGCGTCATAGTTTGGTGATTGTTAACTACATAAAATTGTTTGTTTGGTGATTGTTAACTGCAGAAAATAAAACCGAGCTACTGTGCTgtctctgactttatttttagcttCTGCACTTCCTCATTCTGCATTTGGCTTTCAGTTGGAAGGGAGGTTCTGAGATCCAGATATTCAAGGAATACAACATAATTGAAGACAATGTAAGAAGTGGGAGAGTAAGAAAGTTGTATACTGTCATTCAGTattaattttggaatattttctcattttatagttatattaaatattaagataaattaccagaggccttccctggtggctcagatggtaaagaatctgcctgcagtgtggtagacccaggttcaatctctgggttgggaatatcttcTGGAAATgttaatggcaatccactccagtatttttgcctggagaaatcctgAACAGTGGAGCttgcaggctacaattcatggggttgcaaggagtcagactcCACACAGCAAgtgcacttttcacttttcacatgaCACATGAATGATGTTGCTTTTCAGTCTGtaattcatgtctgactgtttgtgcccccatggattgtagcataccagactcatctgtcctccactgtctccggcaatttgctcaaattcatgtccattgagtgggttatgctatctcaccatctcatcctctgtctcccccttctactgttgccttcaatctttcccagcatcaggatctcttccagttagttggcccttcacatcaggtagccaaagtatagcagtttcaggttcagcatcagcccttccagtgaatcttcagggtagatttcctttaggattgactggtctgttctccttgtagtccaagtcCTCTCAAGAGTATCCTTGTATCCTGAAACCTTGCTAAACTGAATAATTAATTGTAATAGCTCTTTTATACATCCCATTGGACTTCGTACATAAAGAATCATTTTGCCTGTAatgcacatttctttctttccaattgaTGCATTTTAACTGATTTCTGTAAAAATGAAAGtgccaacactttggccacctggtgtgaagagctgattcattggcagagaccctgatgctgggaaagattgaagatatgaggagaagtggacgacagaggatgagatggttggaaggcatcaccgactcaatggacatgaatttgagcaattccagtagatggtgaaggacagggaagcctggagtgctgcagtccttgggtttgTAAAGGgtccaacatgactgaatgaacagCAACAGGCATGGGGAAGATGCTGGTGGGTTGTTTGCTTCGGCCCCTCACCATCTGCTACCTTTGTCTAGTGTGACCCTTCTGTGGCACACGTTGGAGAGGTCAAAGCTGCATTGTGGAATGCACGTTTTAGATGGGTCCAGGTTGGGCCAGCTAGTTACCCTTGTGCGTGGTTTGGGAGGCAAATGAGTTGGGATTCTGTTTGCCCCTCCTGGGAGGCACAGAGACTCAGAGCAGAATGTCTGTGTGTGGTGAGAGTTAGGTTGCAGCCCTGGGGGTTGCTGCTTATGGCAGCCAACTGGGAGCACTTTTTTTTTGCAGCCAGGCACTCGGTGGTGGTGGCTTTTTGTTGGCGGGGCCTATAGTCGACTGTCCTGGGAGTGTGCAGCACACAGATCAGCAAAGGCAGGGCCCCTCCTGCCTGTGGAGATCCCACTGGAAGCCCGAGGGTGGGAGCCTCTTGAGTGACACCTGCACCTCTGTGCAGCCTCtgtgggagggcagggctggggacacATGGGAACCAGCCCCTCAGGTGGAGGAGTGGCCTGGAAATAGGTGAGAGGAGCACCTCTGTCATCTCCTGGCCTTGAGATGTGAGGGGCGGTGTTGGTCCAGGAGAAGGAGGGTCCGCATAACTAGCCAGGACAGCAGGGGAAGCCTGGGCCCGCCCACCCACCAGGGAGCACAAGGAGGGAAGGGCACCCCTGAGTGGAATTGGGGAGACAGTAGAGTGACCCTAGGTCACCACAGCTGGTATCACCTCCACAGCTCCTCTGATTCCAGGAACTTCCTTAGGGCGCGTGGCTTTGTCTTGCTTTAACACTGTTATGTCAGGAAGACTTACTTTCCTGTTTCCATCTGTCCCTCAGCTCAGGTCTGTGAGGCCTTGAGTGTCACACCTGTCTGTATAGCTAAGGTGGATTATCAGGCAGAAGAGACTTGGTTTCTATGCTTGTTTGGGTCAGTCACTGTCTCCCTACCAAAAAGGCTCATGTGAGCATAGATGGGGAAGCCAGTAACACTGGCCTGTACACTGAGTGTCTGGGTCCTTCTTCCACCCTCAGTTCCCATATTGAAGCCCTAAGCCCCAGGGGCTGGAGTTTGGAGATGGGCCTTTGGAATATACTAAGGTATAGATGAGGTCCTGAGGGTGGTACCTCCATGGTGGTCTTAGGACACTGATCAGTCCTGACCCCCCAACTTGGGGAAGACCCCTCTTCTTGGAGGTCCTACTCTTGCCCTGCTGTGTGTGTTTCACTTTGAGTTTTATTGTGGGGAGGTGTTGGAGGGTGTGGGGGAGGAGCCCTTATCACCTTGAGGAGATGTTTAGGAGCCATGGTCAAGGCCTTGGGCATAGAAAGCCACGATCCTTGTCTTAGCTGCGTCTCTGTGTACACCGTTGTCCACTCCACACCGTCTGGGCCGGCACAGGAGGGGCCTGTGTGCGCAGGCGTATTAGAGATACCTGAAGGGAGTGTGGCTTCATGAGGGAACCGAGTCCCTCTCGCACCATGGGTTCTCTCTAGTGGCCCATGGGTGGCCGGAGAGACTGGGCAGTAACCAATCTGGTGTGAGGAAGCACCCTGAGGAGAGTGCGCAGAAACACTGTGCATCCTTTCACAGAAGGAGAGGACCTCATGAGGGGCTCAGTCTCTCTTCAGCTCCTGTTGACCTCAAGAGGGACATGTGGTGGCCATGCAGTCCTTTGACAGCATCATGAGTTTTGCTGGGCAGGGCGCTGTGGCTGGGGCGGCCCCCCAGGCACTGGGGGCATCAACTGTCCCAGTGCAAGGTGCGGAGGCTGTGGCATTTGGTGGAGCCTGCGAGGCCCAGTGCTGGAGTTGTATCCTTTCTGAGGAGCCTGCAGGTTCACTGGGGGTTGTAGGGCAGAGGTTGGGGGAGGAACTCAGGAAGATGAGCACTAGACGGTTCAGAagctgtggggtgggggctgccacTGGGGCACAGATGGAGAATCAGGGACCAAAGGTGTCCAGAACTAGCAGCCCATGATCTGCCGCCAGGTGGCTGTGGGACATGGGGGTGACCTGATCGGCTGTGGTGCACAGTTTCCCCAACGTTATCTGGGAGTAGGCGGGCCTCAGCCAGACCTGGGGGCCAGAACTGGTTGTCTGCATGAACTGGCCCTTAATAAAATATGCCAGCACTCTCTTGGTGTCCTCCCTGTCCTACCTGGATTCAGAAATGGTCAGCAGGTACCTGACCCAGGTAACTGAACTCTATTTAAGAGCTGagtaacattcagaaaactaagattgtggcatcttgccccatcatttcatggaaaatagatggggaaacagtggaaacagtggctgactttattctatggggctccaaaatcactgcagatggtgattgcagccatgaaattaaatgtcgcttacaccttggaagggaagtcatgaccaacctagacagcatattaaaaaacagagacattactttgccaacaaaggtccatctagtcaaggctttggtttctCCATTAGTCAAGGATGGATGTGAGACCTGGACTActaagaaagttgagcactgaaaactggatgtttttgaagtgtggtgttggagaagactcttgagagtccctgggactgcaaggagatccaaccagtccatcctaaaggagatccatcctgggtgttcattggcaggacttatattgaagctgaaactccaatactttggccacctgatgcaaagtgctaactcatttgaaaaaaaaaccctgatgctgggaaaagattgagggcaggcggagaaggggacgactgaggatgagatggttggatggcatcaccaactcaatggacatgggtttgggtggactccggaagttggtgatggacagggaggcctggcgtgctgtggttcatggaggtcacaaagagtcggacacggctgagcgactgaactgaactgaactggagcctccaaaaataaacctgttactttttccactgtttcctcatctgtttgccatgaagtgatggggcccaaggctatgatcttagttttctgaattttgagttttaagccaactttttcactctcttctttcactttcatcaggaggctctttagttcttcactttctgccataagggtggtgtcatctacatatctgatgttattgatatttcccctggcaatcttg
Protein-coding sequences here:
- the LOC122434975 gene encoding cancer/testis antigen 1-like encodes the protein MEPEAHGGGNMRAANEDAGAVAFAADTARGSHSVPGGAGGQDDPGDPAGPGDAIIHEIPGGVADLNNPRGPGAAGESDGTVGVIPQFPGAPQVPGPGGDAAPGAGILSNRPLQFSLTVPFSSHEEADNARHFLTRRTQLQGPIRKEIGVNGRMLVLRLTAEDHALLRRSIAFCLDQLSLVIWSLQHFVPPVSAKPQQGRGG